In Caldicellulosiruptor morganii, the following proteins share a genomic window:
- the hslU gene encoding ATP-dependent protease ATPase subunit HslU has translation MNELTPQEIVKELDKYIVGQDRAKRCVAIALRNRYRRAKLPKELQDEITPKNILMVGPTGVGKTEIARRLAKLVNAPFVKVEATKFTEVGYVGRDVDSMVRDLVENAISLVKSEYMEKMKERAKALVEDRILEILIPEPQSKRAGFKNPFEALFGGAEQEVQQSYQTTDDYIRTQREILREKLRSGELEDRVIEVEVEDTVKPPFEMIMGTISDEMGISFQDVFGSLFPKKKKRKKMTIREAREVLEQEEYNKLIDMDEVIKEAINRAEQHGIIFIDEIDKIAGRGSGAGPDVSREGVQRDILPIVEGSTVMTKYGPVKTDHILFIAAGAFHVAKVSDLIPELQGRFPVVVELQPLTEEDFKKILTQPKNAITKQYIELMKTEGVNITFTDDAIEAIAKVAVKINEQSENIGARRLHTVVEKIMEDISFEYASVEKPVDIVIDKDYVYSKVSDMIKDKDLNRFII, from the coding sequence ATGAATGAATTGACACCTCAGGAAATAGTAAAAGAGCTTGACAAATATATAGTTGGGCAGGATAGGGCAAAAAGATGTGTTGCCATTGCACTGAGAAACAGGTACAGACGTGCAAAGCTTCCGAAAGAGCTTCAGGATGAGATAACACCGAAGAATATCCTGATGGTGGGGCCAACAGGTGTTGGCAAGACAGAAATTGCAAGACGACTTGCAAAGCTTGTAAATGCGCCTTTTGTGAAGGTTGAAGCCACCAAATTTACTGAGGTTGGATATGTTGGACGAGATGTTGACTCAATGGTTCGGGACCTTGTTGAAAATGCAATTTCGCTTGTGAAAAGCGAATACATGGAAAAGATGAAAGAAAGGGCAAAGGCGCTTGTTGAGGATAGGATCCTGGAGATATTAATCCCTGAGCCTCAGTCAAAGAGGGCTGGATTTAAGAATCCTTTTGAAGCTCTTTTTGGCGGGGCTGAGCAGGAAGTGCAGCAAAGTTATCAAACAACAGACGACTATATCAGAACACAGAGAGAGATTTTAAGAGAAAAGTTAAGATCTGGTGAGCTTGAAGACAGAGTAATTGAGGTTGAGGTGGAGGATACAGTAAAACCACCGTTTGAGATGATAATGGGCACAATTTCTGATGAGATGGGGATATCCTTCCAGGATGTATTTGGTTCGCTGTTTCCCAAAAAGAAGAAAAGAAAAAAGATGACCATAAGGGAAGCGCGCGAGGTCCTGGAGCAGGAAGAGTACAATAAACTCATTGATATGGATGAGGTTATAAAAGAAGCAATAAACCGTGCTGAGCAGCATGGAATAATATTTATTGATGAGATAGACAAAATAGCCGGCAGGGGCTCTGGGGCAGGTCCGGATGTGTCAAGAGAGGGTGTGCAAAGGGATATTTTGCCCATTGTGGAGGGCTCTACTGTCATGACAAAGTACGGACCTGTAAAGACAGACCACATTTTATTTATTGCTGCCGGTGCTTTCCATGTTGCAAAAGTTTCGGATTTGATTCCTGAGCTTCAGGGAAGGTTCCCTGTTGTTGTAGAGCTGCAGCCATTGACAGAAGAGGACTTTAAAAAGATTTTGACACAGCCAAAGAATGCTATTACAAAGCAGTATATTGAGCTTATGAAGACAGAGGGGGTTAATATAACATTTACAGATGATGCCATTGAGGCTATTGCAAAGGTTGCGGTGAAGATAAATGAGCAAAGTGAAAACATTGGTGCGCGAAGGCTTCATACTGTTGTTGAGAAGATAATGGAGGACATTTCTTTTGAATATGCAAGCGTTGAGAAGCCGGTTGACATTGTAATTGACAAGGACTATGTGTATTCCAAAGTTTCAGACATGATAAAAGATAAGGACCTCA